The following DNA comes from Candidatus Hydrogenedentota bacterium.
ACCGTTCCGGTGGTTCATCAGTCCGGGCCAGGCAGGGCTGTTGACGTGCACGTGGCCGCACAGCGAGTTTCTTGCCGAGGGGACTCTATACCATAGCGAGGTGTGGACCGGCATCGAGTACCAGGTGGCGGGCCATCTTGCCGCCGAGGGGTTCGTGGAAGAAGCCCTGGCTATGTGCCGCGCCGTGCACGACCGGTACCACCCGAACCTCAAGAATCCGTACAACGAGGTCGAGTGCGGGGATCACTATGCTCGTGCCCTGGCCAGTTGGGGCGTTTACCTTGCCCTGGCGGGTTTTGAGTACCACGGACCGAAAGGTCACCTGGGTTTCGCGCCCAAGGTCACCCCCGAGGCATTCAAAGCGGCGTTCACATGGGCCGAGGGCTGGGGGACGTTCGAGCAATCGCGGTCGGGCAGCGCGCAGACCGGGCGTATCGCTCTGAAATGGGGCAAACTCCGGGCGAAAACCTTCACGTTTGCCCTCGCCGAAGGCAAGACGGCCGCTTCCGTGACGGTAAAGGCCGCGGGCAAGCCCGTTGATGCCTCTTCGAACGTCGCGGACGGACGTGTGACGGTGACTCTGGCTCAAGACGTGACCATTCAGCAAGGTGAGGCTTTCGAGGTCGTGATCGCATAACCCAGGCAAGACTAAAGGACAGGACTTTCCTTCGGGCCCCCTTGGCAATGAGAGGAGATTGCGGAAGAGATGAAAGCCTGTGTGCTTTACGGGATCGGCGATCTGCGGTATGAAGATGTCGAGAATCCGCGGCCGTATCCGGGGCAGGTTTTGGTGCGCGTCGATGCGTGCGGCGTGTGCGGCTCTGATATACCGCGTGTATTTCAGAAGGGGACGTACCGGTTCCCGACCATTCCCGGTCACGAGTTCTCGGGAACCGTGTTGCAGTGCGGCGAGGGCGTCGATGCGCGCTGGGTGGGAAAACAAGTGGTGGTGTTTCCTCTCATTCCGTGCCGGAAATGTGTCTCCTGTCAGGCGGCGCGATACGCTCTGTGCGAGGACTACGGCTATCTTGGTTCACGTAGCGACGGCGCATTTGCCGAGTATGTTGTCGCTCCGGAATGGAATCTTACCCCGGTGCCTCCGGGCGTCTCGCAGGAAGCAGCCGCGCTGACGGAGCCGGCCGCGGTAGCGGTTCACGCGCTGCGGCGTGCGGGGGTCGATGCCGGCGATGCGGTCATGATTTTCGGCACGGGACCTGTCGGCCTGATGCTGGGCCAATGGGCGCGCGCGATGGGGGCAAGCCGTGTGGCGCTGGCGGACATTGATTCGCGGAGGCTGGCCTTTGCGAAAGAAATGGGGTTCGAGGGTGTGTGCAATGCCGCCGGGACCGATTGCGTTTCCTGGGCGCGGGACTTTTTCGGGCGGGCGCCGGACGTGGTCGTCGAGGCGTCCGGGAGTCCGGCCGCATACGAGCAGAGTCTCTTGTCTGCGAGAACGCTGGGCCGGGTAGTTCTCATGGGCAATCCGGCGGGCGAAATGAAAGTCTCGCAAGAAGCGTACTGGGCGATTTTGAGGAAGGAATTGTCAGTATTCGGCACCTGGAACTCGTTGTACCGTTCGGCGCCCCGCGACGAATGGCAGCTGGCACTCGATTTCATGGCCAGCGGCAAACTGGAGGCTACCCCCCTGATCACGCACCGGGTCGGCCTCTCGGAACTGCCCGGGATGCTGGCCAGCATTCGGGACAAGACGGAATTCAGCAGCAAAGTGCTGATGGTCAATCCGCCGCGCAATGCCTAGGCGCGCGGTTGCCGGGCCGGGCTTCGCGAGACCCGGCGGTCTCTGCGCAGACTGGATTTTCTTCGCCCCCGCGCCGGGGGTGTTCACAACGAAGGAGCGGTATCATGAAGGCGGCCGTGTTGGAAGGTTTGGAGCGTTTTGCCATCAGAGAGGTGGAGACGCCGGCGCCTGACGACGACAGCGTTGTCGTCCGTGTGCGGGCGTGCGCGGTGTGCGGCTCGGACATCCGGATGTTTCACCACGGGAATTCGCGTCTGAAACCCCCGGCGATCATGGGCCACGAGTCCGCCGGCGAGGTGGTGGCCGTAGGGCGCAACGTGCGTCATCTCAAAGAGGGGGACCGGGTTTGTATCGGGGCGGACGTCCCGTGCGGCGAGTGCGCTTTCTGCCAGGCGGGCATCGGCAATAATTGCCAGATCAACTACGCCATGGGGTACCAGTTCCCGGGAAGCTTTGCCGAATACGTCCTGCTGAACCGGACCGTGGTCACCTTTGGCCCGGTGCACAAGATTCCCGGGCACGTCACGTTTGAGGAAGGGGCGCTTGCGGAGCCTCTGGCGTGCGTGTTGAACGCCCTTGAGCTTTCGCCCCCGAAATTCGGCGACACCGTTGTCATCATCGGGGCGGGCCCCATTGGCTGCATGATCATCGAGGTGGCGAAGAAAATGGGGGCGGGCAAAGTCATCGTGGTCCAGCGTTCGCGGCCTCGTCTCGAGAACGCCCGGCAATTCCATGCGGATGTGTACATCTGCTCGTCCGAGGAGAACGCGGTGGAGCGCGTGAAAGAGGAAACCGGCGGACTCGGGGCGGATGTCATTATTACGGCGTGCCCATCGCCCGACGCGCAAGTGGATGCGGTTCAGATGGCGAAGAACCGCGGCTGGGTCAATTTCTTTGGCGGGCTTCCGAAAGACAAATCAAGAGTCACCCTCGATACCAACATTATCCATTACAAGGAACTGTTCATCTGCGGCGCCCACGGGTGCGTGCCGCGGCATCACCGGAAAGCGGCGGAACTGATTTCCAACCGCGTGGTGGACGTGAAACCCTTCATTTCGCACCGTTATCCGCTGGACAAGATAGCCGAGGCGTTCGCAATGGCCGAATCCCATGCAGGGATGCGGGTGATTGTGCAGCCATAGCGCCAGCGGGTGCGGCGGAGACCTCCGATTGGGGCAGGTGAGCCCACAGGGCAATTATTCAAGAAAACGGAGCGCCGCGGAAGCAAGGAGAATTCCGCGGCGCTCCTGGGAGTCGACGGGATGATGTCAGGCGCGTTGTGTGTCGCTGCGCGCCAAACCTACCAAGACTCTATCTATTTCCACGGTAGCCTCCGCCTGCGCCTCCGCCTTGTCCGTGCATGCCGCGGCCGCCGCCTCCCCCACCCTGGTCCCGCATCCCGCGGCCGCCGCCGCCTTGTCCGCGCATGCCGCGGCCGGGCCCCATTCCACTGCCCGGACCGAATCCCTCATCCGCGTTCCAAACGCCGTCACCGTTGGTGTCGCGGGCTTGGAACTGTTCCCGGGTGATCTCGGGGTGCGCGGCGGACGCCTCCTCATAAGTGATTGTTCCGTCGGCGTTTACATCCATGCGGGCCCTGTTTCTGGGGTGGCCGTCACCGGGTGTTTGGGGAACCTCCGACGCCGTATCCTGGGGCTGGATTTCGGGCGCGGGTTCAGGCGCCGGGGCCGCCGGGGTCTGGTCGTCCTTTGTCAGCAGGTACGCGCCCAGCGTGACGCCAACAAACGCCATCAGGACGATTGCAGCCAGTATCACCGGGTTTCTCATTCGGTCTCTCCCATATCATCAGTAACCAGGGCGTTTCACGTTGTGAAGTGTCGGATAGAGAGGAGCAATCCCCGTGCCAGCGGACAGGCGCGACCCTGAACAGGCTAGAGACCCTGTTTTCGGGCCCATTCGCGTCCTTGACGACGCCCGCGCGGCCCGCCATGCGAGCAATTCTTGCACGACACCCTTCCAAGCTGCGCAAAGGTTGCAGAGGGCAAGCCTGGCCCGAAGGGCCAGGCTGGTATGTTGCGCGCCTTCGGCGCTCCGGAGGGGCCCCGTGCCGCCGCCTTCGGCGCTCCGGAGACCCCATGCCGCCGCCGATCCGGACGTCGTGGTCGATGTGGACGCGGCAAATATCCCGGCCCGCTTATGGGAGGTCCCCGCTTGGGACACAACAATCCGATACAGCGCCAACGGCGCGCAAACATACCAGCCCAGGCTGAAGGCCTGGGGAAATGGACTCCCCTTCCCCAGCGCCAACGGCGCGAAACATACCAGCCCAGGCTGAAGGCCTGGGGGAAATGGGTCCCAAGCATCCCCCGGGCTGAAGGCCCGGCACATGGTTCAAACGGCCGCGAAAACATTCTCATTTCACGTTACAGGAGATGGTCGCGAGATACACGTGGTTGCGCAAACGGAACTCGCGGTCCGGCGGTCCCCGGCTGCCTTTGACCGTGAAGATGAGGCGGACGAAGATGCGACCAAGTGAGTGTGGGATGAGGATGTTTCGTGCCTTCAGCCCTCCTCCTATCTGATGCCGCTTGGTTATTTCGGACCGTTATCCACGGGACGAGATTGCCGATGTGTTCGCGGCGGCCCACTCTCATACAGGGATATGGTTGACGAGACAGTTTTGAAGAAGCCGGGCCAGCCAGTCGAGTTCTCTCTGCGTGGGGAGCCGGACACCTGGATGGAGCCCTTTTCCGGCCAAGCAGACTTGTCCGGCCAGTAAACAAATCA
Coding sequences within:
- a CDS encoding alcohol dehydrogenase catalytic domain-containing protein, which gives rise to MKAAVLEGLERFAIREVETPAPDDDSVVVRVRACAVCGSDIRMFHHGNSRLKPPAIMGHESAGEVVAVGRNVRHLKEGDRVCIGADVPCGECAFCQAGIGNNCQINYAMGYQFPGSFAEYVLLNRTVVTFGPVHKIPGHVTFEEGALAEPLACVLNALELSPPKFGDTVVIIGAGPIGCMIIEVAKKMGAGKVIVVQRSRPRLENARQFHADVYICSSEENAVERVKEETGGLGADVIITACPSPDAQVDAVQMAKNRGWVNFFGGLPKDKSRVTLDTNIIHYKELFICGAHGCVPRHHRKAAELISNRVVDVKPFISHRYPLDKIAEAFAMAESHAGMRVIVQP
- a CDS encoding galactitol-1-phosphate 5-dehydrogenase, whose amino-acid sequence is MKACVLYGIGDLRYEDVENPRPYPGQVLVRVDACGVCGSDIPRVFQKGTYRFPTIPGHEFSGTVLQCGEGVDARWVGKQVVVFPLIPCRKCVSCQAARYALCEDYGYLGSRSDGAFAEYVVAPEWNLTPVPPGVSQEAAALTEPAAVAVHALRRAGVDAGDAVMIFGTGPVGLMLGQWARAMGASRVALADIDSRRLAFAKEMGFEGVCNAAGTDCVSWARDFFGRAPDVVVEASGSPAAYEQSLLSARTLGRVVLMGNPAGEMKVSQEAYWAILRKELSVFGTWNSLYRSAPRDEWQLALDFMASGKLEATPLITHRVGLSELPGMLASIRDKTEFSSKVLMVNPPRNA